TAGTTTAGTTGATATTAGTATAAATTCCTTTATAAAATCCCATGCAAATACTCAGATCTCTTTGAAATTATTATGTCAACTACTTACAGACATTATTAAATAAATATAAAATAAGGGCTCACTCTCATTATTTGTTAAATATCTTCAAATATGATTCTTTCAATTCTATTCCTCTTTGTTTCGCAATATTAGCTACTCTAGTAACATGCTCATCATTTACAATTCTATTCAAAATATAATTGACATCTTCTTTGGTGCTATTTTTATTTAAAGCCTAGAGATAGTGAGGATGTACTGAAGGAATTTGTTAAGCCTGATTCAAGGAAAGAGGTTGATTCTAAAGTGACTATGGAAGAGCTTATTGATATGAATAAACGGCTAGCTAAATATTTAACAATGTTAGAGCTAGTTAGAAATGTGCTTTTGAATGCTATAGAATTATAGGGGAGTAATAATCACTATAAAGCTGTCCTTCAAAAAACAGATACAACATCCCTCATCATATCATTTATCATCTTAAGAAATTTAACAACAACATTACGATATTCATAACTTACTTCAAACTTACAAGACAACGAAGAACATTCGCTCCTCAATTTATATAAACCAAATAATAGTGAATAAAGCACTTTCGATTATATATAAAACCATATAAATATATTCATCTTTCATCTCATTAGCTCGCATTAATTTCACGTCCAATGCCTCAATAAAGATTACATATGGATGAGTATCATCAATAAACTTGGAGACGATAAGGGGGTACCACTTAAGCTTTTCAAAATACAAAGCATGTGTAATATGATGGTCTTTTTGCTGTTAAAAATATATTTATATATTTCATCAAATTCATCTATAGCTTCCTCTTTTGCATTTGGAACATTCTTTCCCAAATATTGCTTAGAATCCGATTCTTCTCCATGCTCATCAAGATCTATCAGATCTGATACCCAATCTCTACATACAACAGATTCACACTCTTGTAATACTTGTGTTAATGCGGGGCGTTTTCTTCACTTTTAACTTCAGGAAGAAGAAAAGATGAAGGCCCCCAGCTACATCTTGCTCTCCTGGTTTTTCTCCTTACTGTATTTCATCACCTAAAGGGGAATCAGTATCTATCTACAACAACTAATGGGATGAGATTGGTATATCGTTTCATTTACCTTCTAACTTATTGCTAATTATTATTTCCTTTAACTTTACTTTCTTGCGTATTTTGATAACAATTTATTATCAACACACTCAGGAGCACCACACTTACTATTACCATATAAATTTACCATATAAATTTCTCACTTTTATACTCTTGCTTTATTATAACTATTATTAGTTCGGCACATCATCAACTTTAAGTACCAATCTTTTTCTATCTCTTATGCCCAAACCTCTATCCATTAAATCTGATAAATACTTTCTTATTTTATAATCAGATACATTTGTATCTTTAGCAATTTTGCTCAAAGGCTTTATAGTGCGCTTGTCATCTTCTAAATTAGATAGAATAAATTCAAGTGATTCATCAAACTCTTTTAGGTGTTTTCTTAGCATCTAGACTAAAAATTCGACGATTATTTTGCTTGAAACTAACTTTTACTGCTTTTAGGCAATGGAACTGAACATAGTAACTTTTGACCGTAAAACTTAGAATAAGCATTTTTCTTATACAGAATTCTTGGCAAATTATATACGAATTATTATTCTTAATCTTAACATCAATACTAGCTATTTCCCCCTAAATTATCCGATCTTTATCAAAGAGTAACTTACGAATACCTTCTTCTTTTTCAATCTGACCTTTTTTAAGGCTCAAAACAGCATCCCTAATAGTATCTTCAAACCTAACCATTTGAATATGTCTCTCTATTGCTTTATTAAGCTCTACAAGCTCTTCCATAGTCGCGTTAGCCTTTTTTAAAAATAATACTGCTTCCTCACTCTACGCCATAATACATCTGAAGTGGCAACCAACATTCTCCTAACATATGCAATAAATCCTTAATAGCTCCTTTACATTCAGATCTTTGGGCAATATTATTATCAACGCTATAGACATTGGCAACACAAGGAAGTAACAATTAATAACAATTGTTATATAATATAATTTATAAGCTTAGCAATGGAATATACTCATAGTAAGTTTTAGTAGATAAATGTGAAAAATATTTAGCCATGAAAAAACTATTACCATTATTTTAAATTGATTTATAGAAACAGAAATACATTTTAACAGAAGGATTATATTATGAATAAATTTTTAAGATTTTTAGGTATATCAATATCAATACTAATGATTAATTGTAATCCTCATTTAAGAAAAAATCAAAAATAGTGGCTTAGATAGCGATAAAAGCAAATATACTGGTCAAAACATTAAAAGACAAGTAAGCAACAAGGACCTTCAAAAAAAGAACTACTAAAGCAGACTTTAAGAAAAATATTATAAAACTCTCCAAGCAAAGAATAAAATTAGATGAAGTATGTCCTATAGAAGCTAAACAAATTGACAATACTCTTCCTTTTTCTCTATACCAAGACTCAATAAGTCTTCTTAAAAAAGCTTTAATGCATAGGACTATTTATCGCTACGCAAATTATAATGAGGGATCAATTGAGTGGCAGGTTGACAAATTTAAAGTTTATACAGAAGAAGTTGATAATTTTGTGAAATATCTAATAGATACTGATAAAATTCATAATTTCAAAAAATATTAAAGTTACAGCAAGGGGAAAAATAACTTTATAGAATTCGAAAAATCCCTTAAAGCCGATAATAAGAGCCCTATAAATCAAGTTGATTATAAACTAGATATAAAAATATAGAAGACGAATTTCTCTACGAGATTAGAAGAGCTTACAGGGATATCATTTTGGCATGTATCACAATATTACTAGGGCTAAAGATAATGCAATTAAACCTCTTATTTATTACAGCAGAATTAAAATGTACATAAACATGGAGAAATACAAACTAAAAAGAAAAGATCAAGGATATTTATATAGTTCTCATTATAAAGGATACACCGAAGTAGAAGGAAAGAAAATAAACAAAATGATGAAGGCTCAAGGGTTAACTTTAGAATTTGATGTTTAATAGCACCTAAAGCAAGTTGTATTTAATAACAGATACACACATACTGTGAATAAACACAAGGGGAGATCAAGGATATATAAGTGCCAGACAGCTAACCAATAAAGCAAAACACAAAAGGCATTGCCTTTAATAGCTCAAGTTAAAACCAAACTAAATCCGCAAAATTTATAATAAAATGGTCTCTAATCACTCAAATTCACGAATTACTTTCATGATTAATCTACTGGTACTTTGGCAAAGAATAAATCACAATTTAAACATCTACAAACACTCCACTTATATTTTAAATACTATTTAAAATACTATTTAAAATAACTATCAAGGTAAAATTGATAAAATTACTAATGAGAAATGCTCTATCTCTTGTTTTATGCACTTATTGGTATATATTTTTTTCAACTAAGGAGATAAAAATGCAATTGAAAAAACAATGTTTGTTTACACTTATGATGATCAGTTTTATTAGCTGTGACTTATTATTTGACAAAAAAATGCAAGATCAATCTGTTGGCCTACTCGATAAGGTCTACTCTATCTGGGATACTAAAGAGCAAGCTAGCAGAAATACCTCTGGCAAGCCAGATAAAGCAATTAAAAAACCTTTGAAAAAGGGAAGTAAAAAACTTAGAAAAGTTATAACAAGAGACAAATTGCGACAAGCCAATGGCTCTGCTGCTTATGTTGGGGCTCCTATTGTCAATGGTATATTAGTTTCAAGTTCTATGACTCAAGGTACACTTAAAGGAGAAGAAGGAGAAAATTTATCTGTTAGTGTCAACGGTGGGAATGATTTAACTTCTCTTAGCAATCAGGAAGGAGAAATTACTGCACCAGGTAGCACACCTACAAGCGGCCTAAGTGGCACTACAGGCACTCTTGGTAGTTTAAGCGGCAAAATATCTAGTTATTCAACAAAAGGTTCAAATTCAAGTCCTCTTAGCGGTTTAAGTAGTGAATACTCAGGTGACTATGAGTACACTTATTCTTCAGCAATAATCTCAGGTTTCTCTGGTTCTATGACAGAAGAAGAAGATGACCCGCGCTACGAATATTATGATCAATTAAAGAAAGCTGAAAAAGATATCGATTCTGCATTTAAGATATTAGAAAAACTAAAAAAAGATAGGGATCAAGTCGAACTTCAAGGTACTATGAGAATGTCTGGTCATTCTACCTCAGAGGATAGAGCAACCGCCCAAGCAAAGTTGAACCAGTTTAGCAAAGCAAAACTAGTACAAGAACTTAAAGATCTTTTGGAAAAAATTGATAAGAATGCTAAGCTAACAATTGATAATGCAGTAGAAGATTTTTCCAAATTCTCATCAGAAACCCCCCAAAGTAATTATGTTACTGAGGCAGATAAAAGCTTATATTTGGCTAAAGATAAATTATACGATCTTATAAAAGCCGTTGAAAGCTCAGCTAATACTTATGATGCTTACGCAAAAAGAACAGGCATAGGTCATGGCTCTAAATTCTCAGAGGTAGAAAATCATTTAAAAGATGCAAAAAGTTTAATCAAGAAAGCCTTAAAATAAGTTAGTTTATCCTTTAAAAATGAGATTATCTAAATATAATTTTTAACTTAAAACAACAGATAGACTCAATTTACAGTCTATCTGTTAATTAATATGCATTCAATGTTTTTAAATTAAACTGCACTATATTTTGTTTTAAAGGAGGCAAAATGCAATTAACAAAAAAATATTTACCAGCAATTCTTTTATTATTAAGCCTTGCTAGCTGTGATTTATTCTATAAAAACAGAAACTCAAATGCTAATTTACTAAAAACTCTTGATAATAATCAAAAACAAGCTCTCATTTACTTTAAAGATACACTTCAAGATAAAAAATATTTAAGTTATTTAACGACAAGCCAGAAAAATTTTTTAGACGATTTAGAGAAAAATAAAAAAGCTCCTGGTTTGCAATATAAACTTAAAAAAACACTAAGCTCTGAGTATGATGAAAGTCAATTCAATAAATTACTTAATGAACTTGGAAATGCTAAGGCTAAACAATTCCTTCAACAATTGCATATAATGCTACAGTCTATCAAAGACGGCACGCTTACAAGCTTTTCATCTGCAAATTTCAATGACTTGCAAAATTTAGAGCAAAAAAAAGAACGAGCATTGCAATCTATCAATGGTGAATTATATGTTGAATACTATTTCTATATCAATGGAATTAGCAATCCGGACAATTTTTTTGAAAAAATAATGCAAAATTTAAAAACTTAAGTTGATCTTATAAATCAAACTGATGCAAAACCAAATCCTTATTAACTGAAATCTTTTGGTTTTACATAAATTTTAATATCGGTATTATTTATATGTTAACCTGAGAGTATAGGCAGTACTCCAATTACTACCTATTTCTCTTTTGGGTTACTACTAATATACAAAGCAATACATTTAAATACACTAATTTTTTATATCAGCACTCAAAGACTAATTTATCGCATGTGCCTTTGCCTTAATTTGCTTAAATTTATCTGCATAACTTAATGCAATAAGTTTGTTACATAATTCTACATTCTCCTCCGCAGGATTATAGAATGCGGCTTTTAACGCTTGTGTATAATCATTATCAACTTTTAAATAATCATCATTTAATTTATCTTTTTCAGCTCGGTCATTTACTATGTTTATAGCTGCTCGCGCTTCGGCTCTTGCCTCAAGAATATTCATAATATTTTGAATAACCATCCTGAATTTATCAGTATTAAAAACAAATCTAGACATTACATAATGAAAATTATTAACAGTATATATTTCAAACCTGCTCAGATGTTTATGATCTTCTTTATGCCGCGGTTTTTTAAAACATTCCCGTACATTACGAAACATAATAAACTCGGAATTCACTACTACATCTCTCAAGTAATAAATGACTCTCGTCTCTTCATCGGTCAAATTAAATTTATCATCTATTTTAGAAATCAACGCCACATCAATATCAATTGCCTCAAACTTGACCTTCGCATCCACAATCAATTTAGCAAAGTTGCTATCATTAGTAAGATTATCATATGCCTGATTAGGATCATCGCATGCCAGTTTTAACACTTTCTCATAATAATTATTAGCGCTCACAAACCGCTTACTTAATGCGTCTTTTTTAGTTACATCTTGTACCTTAGCAACAGCTGCTTCAGCTGAGGCTTTTGCATTAAAAATAACTGCAATATTTTCAGCAACTGTTTGAGTTCTAACAGCACCAAAAATAATAGATAGCAGCTTATAAAAATCATCATCATCATATGTTTTTACTCTTACCCCATCTGCATCACGTACAACAAACCTAGAATCAGTCAATACATTTTTCAAGCACAAAACAGCTCTTGCCTGGTAGTCAGTTAGATTCAATTTAACAAATAATTCATCAAATCTAACATTATTATGATTACCAACACTAACAAATGCCCTATTCATTGGAAAACTAGCATTATGATACCCATCTACTGAACTAGAGACAGTACCTTTTTTATCCACATTACAACTAACTAATAACAATACTAATAATACTTTACTCTTATTACTCTTCATGTCCATTTCCTTTCAATTGACATACAATAAATGCTAATATCCACTCCCCTTCCCGCTTTTAACTTCACGCTCTTACTGCTAAGTGTTAGCTATATTTTTGCTTGAAGGTTCTCCAACCTAGCTTTATAGTCAAAACTCAAATTAGCAAACGCCCCGCCTACAAGGTTGTTATATGCCTTAGTAGAATCTTTAAAAATACGTTTTAACTCGCTTTTATATACATTATCATTAAGCTCAATATCTGCTAGCAATTGATTTCTTTTTGTATCTTCTTGCACCTTATCAACAGCTACAATGGTTGCCTCTACTATTCTTAGGGTTTTTACAATTGAATCTAAAGCCCTTTTAATGTTGGAAGCACTAAAAGGAAGGGATAATAATACGGAATAAACCTCATCATCATGATATACTACTTCTGCTACATTACTTGGAGAAATACCAGAAACGGTTAATGCATCTCGCAAGTAATATACAGCCTTTTTCTCATCAAGAGTCAAATTAAATTTGTTAAATACTTCAGCAGATAATTCTGCAATTTTCTTAACATTACCAAGCTCGCCCTTTGCTATCTCAATTACGTCAGTCAACACAGATGCCTGATCAGGCCTATTAAATACAACTTTTAAAAACTTTTCATTCCAAACTCGGCTTAAATGCTCATGCAATCTACTTTTTTCAAATTCATATTGCACCTTATCAATAGCCCCTTTAGCTTTCTCTAATGCCTTTTGAATTTCCATAATGCTCTCAGCAACTGCTTTAGTGCCATCCTTACCAAAACTATTTAGTAAACTATAAAACTCATCACTGGTGTACGTTTTGTAATCCTTTTTATATGCATCGGGTATAAAATGCTTAAAACTCATTAGTATATCTTTTAAGTAATCTATAGTATTCTTCTCTTCAGTTGTTAGATTAAAATTTTTATACATATCTGTATAACGACTTACATCATCTTCTCTTTCATCCAACAAACTACAACTAACTAACAACAATAATAATGATAACAACTTAATCTCATCCATCTTCATACCTAAACTCCTTTTTAGCAGACTTCCTACATGTACATTTTAACTTTTTTATATAACACAAATAAGCCTGCTACTTATAACTCCTAGCTTCCTCTAATTCATTAATAAGCTATATAAAATTTTTTAACCAAATTACAACTAACTAATTAATAACATTAGTAATAATTAGAGATTATTACTAATAAATAATCTCCTTTTAAATGCACAATAAATACTAGCAATAACTCACTAGTTATTATTCCAGTTTGAAGACCTGCTGTTTGCACTAACTTTTGCTTCGTGCCTCTTGCTTAATTCTGTCAAATTCACCTGCAACAGTATGACTTAAATGCTCAAATATATCACTAGTAAGCTTAGCATATAGCTTATCAGGATCCTTTAATACGGGTTTCAACTCTTGATCATACAAATCCTTCTGACGATTAAACTGCTCTTTTAAATTATTTTTTCTAGTCTCATCCTTTATCTTGCCAATAGCTGCTTCAGCTGCGTGTAGGGCCTTAATAGTCTTTTTCATGTTCTCAACAGCATTTTTAATGTTAGCAGCACCAAGAGGAGGGGACGCTAATAGCTCATAAATCTCATATTTAGTATACGGGGTTACCTTTACTCCAGTATCATCATCTTCACCATGAACAATTGATAAAGCTAAAATGTAGCGAATAACTCTTTTCTCATAAAGATCCAGATTAAAGGTGTCATATATTTTAGCAGATAACTCTGCACTTCTCTTGATTCCTTTTTCAAATACGTCCTTTACTTTCACATTCCGTTCAGCAAGATCATTATATGTCAATGAAGGATCATCAAATGCAACTTTTAATACCCTTTTATACCAATTCTGCCTTAACTCCATCTGCTTGAATACTTCTCGTTCGATTAAATCTCCTATCTTACTGACAGCTTCCTCAGCTTCGGCTTGTGCATTTAGAACTGCCACAATGCTTCCAGCAACTTTTTTAATACCATCCTTACCAAAACTATCTAGCAAACTATAAAACTCATCACTCGTATACGTTTTGTAATCCTTTCTATATACACCGGGTATAAAATGCTTAAAATTCATTAATGTATCTTTTAAGTAATTTATAGCTTTCTTCTCTTCAGTAGTTAGATCAAAATCTTTAAGTAATCCATCTGATTGACTACTTGATCTAGTTGATCTAGGAATCAATGCATGCTGCCCATTAGCTGCATATGGCCTAGGCACTGAATATACACCTTGCTCACTGGACGAAGCTCCACCTGAATTTTCTTTTTTAAATAGATCGCAACTAATTAATAATGTTAATAACATTAACACTGCTTTAATACTATTTAATTTCACAAATATTCTCCTTTTTTATATTATATATAATATAAAATATTACAAATTAATATATTTTATTATATGATAATAAATATTAAGTTTCAACATTATTAAGCTTCTGTACTAATATTCATTTACAAATATCCTTGAAAAGCTTATTAGCATATCTCCTCTGTTCATCTCCTCAAGTGAATACATTACTTATGCTTGTATTTCAAATTTAACTGGAAAATTTCTTAGCGGTTTGTGTTTATTGGTAGATGCGAGATTACACTTGAACTTACTATTTCTATGCTTATAAGTAAGGTTCAACATTAAAAGATTATTGGCAAACTTTCTGTTATTCCCGAGCTTTTCAACATTAATAAATCTATAGCTTTTGAGAACTCAATTATTTTAAATCCTATTTTAGATACTCCTTTCTATTAGCTAGTCTCTTTAATTAAGGTAACTACTACGTATACTTTAACAAATTTGGACTAACTGAAAAAGTTAAGATTTTAATAATCCGGACTATACAAGCACCACCATAAACTTTTATAGCATAACCACAGGAACTTTTAAAGAAAATTTAAAATTTTTTTAAAAAAACTTGAAATAAATAATTTTTTGAACTAATAATTAATTACCAAATACTTTAATTTTTCAAAAGGAAGATTGTTTACTCACAATGTTTTATACATTCTTTTAAATGTCCCCTTTATCAAGGGGGCTTTTTTTCAATCCATTTCTTAAAGGCATAAATATTCTATTCCACATATATCCAACTTTACATTAAGTATTAGCCTAAAATACACACATCAAATTAACAGAATCACTAATTGTGCTATTCATTTTAAACTTATTTTATTACATCAAAGCATAACATTCTAATCAGACCAAAAGACTAGCAATGCTCAAACTGAGATCAAGAACAAACAAAATCTAAAGGTTAAAGCAATTTTAGGTAAAGCTCACTTTAATACACTTTCTCAAGTACTATCAGATTTATGAAGTATATTTATTGTAAAAGGAGACATTATATGGAGCATGTAAAAACAATCATCATTGCAGCACTGCTACTAACGATCAATTGCAAACTAGATAATAAAAGACTAAAGGCAGAGAAGTGATACTAAAACAGCAAAAGAAAATACAAAATCTGTAGAAGAATCTATTGCAGGACAAGTAAGCAAATTTACAGGATTAGCAGTAACTGAAATTAAAGCTTTAAGTACATAAGAACTCGCTAAGATTACTGCTGAGGCAAAAGCAAATTCTAAAAACTCTAAAAAGGGAATTGATAATTTTAGAAAAACTACAGGTAAAGCAAAATTAGAAGTAAATGATATCCCAAATTTTATTAAAGCAATTAAAGATTCTGCTGAAAAGATTGAAATAGCATTCAAAGCATTATTAAATGCAGGATACAATGGGCCTGTAGCAAATGCTGTCAAGAGTAACATAGATAGTGGGATAAAAAATGCTGACTTTACTGGATAAGTTATTAGACACAACTACCAGGATAACTCATAATGGTAGAAAACTAGGGATTAAAGGGACAATAGAGAAATTTAATACACATAATCCAAGATTACAAATTTATATTAATGAATCTCGGGCTAACGCTAACATGAAAGCATACATAAGGGTTATTATGACAAATGTAAGTAGATATTTTTTAATGGTGTCTATGATGAGTTAAAACGACAATTTAGACCAAGCTCCAAGTAATCTTAAAGAAGCTTTGACATCTCTAAAAGAGGCTGCCGACTCTATAAGCACTGCAGCAGGAATAATTGAGCTATGTTTTAATAGCAATTATTAATCAATTAAATATCATTAACGATATACTAAGAAAATGTCTTTATAACATTATATTGGCATATCTTCTATTTTTAATAAGCGTATAAATCTTTGTTTAGGCAACTTAAGTATTTCTGGTCATAAATAAACATGTAATTATCATATTTATTTGAAAATAAAGCCCGCTATTATAGTAATTACATTATACGTAAGCTTATTATGATAATAACGCCTTGACAAATCAAATGCAATAGCTTTATGCATACCTACCCTAACAAACTCACTATAAATTTGCTTTTCTGCGATATACGGATTATCCTTAGCCTTTACATTCTGCATAAACACACCCTCTACTCTATTAGACTTTAAATCTAGATAAATAATCAATAAAAAATAATCTTTAAAAACCAAATAAGCTGCACTAAATTAGCATTAACTGCAAAACAATTACGGGTATCAATAGACTATAAAGTCAACATTACACTTAACTAACTATCATTAATGTAATAACTTATTCCTTTTTAAATTGCGCTTGTATTTCAACAATATGCAATATATGACTAAACATCAATTATTGAATAAGCATTATTATAATGAATATTATATCTTTCCTCTCCACCATCTTGATATTTAAATTTGATATCATATATAATATCAAATAATATACAATATTAAATTACATGAAGTATCAAATAATATACAATGTTATTTGATAAAATATTAATTAATATTTGTTAAATTTTACAAGCAAGGAGAATATTGTGAAAAATTATTTTTTAATCATATATTTTCTAATAATTTTTACCGCTTGCAAATCAGACCTTAACGAACAAAGAACAAAAGAATTGCATCACAAGGATCAACCAAATTGGACACAGTCAACGCAAAGAGATGGCACATCATCACTACAGACACAGATACAAAAAAAATGCAAAGAAGAGGCTGAAAAAAAAGCAAAACAGATGTTAATAAAATCTTTAAGAGAACGGATTCAAAATGTCACGGTTTTAATAGAGAGAGACAAAGCAAATACTCAAAAGAATGAGCCTGCAGATCAATTTGGAATGAAAAATGGAGCATTTAAAATCATCATAGGCAATCCTAGTCAGAAAGCTTACAATGATCCTGAAAGTCAAAATAACAGAAGACAATTCTATTCGTCTCTAGGTTACAACGAAGAAAAAATTAGAAGTATTGGGATCATTCTTAATCAAATAACATCTGATGGTACCAATAGAGGACAATTACACATAGACATCACAAATGCAGGAAGAGCTTACTCGCAATTTTTATTTGAACGAGTAATCGATAAAATAAAAGAAGCTCAAGACAAGTTTGATTCTCTGGCCCTTCAGGATTTAAGAACAATTAAAATTAAACTTGATTCAATTGAAAAAATAAAGTTACTGTGGCAAAACACTGTAGATAGTATCACCAAGGATTATGATGATGACAGGGATGGGATTAAAACTGATAGCAAAAAATTAATTGAACATATAAAAGAAAAATATGGCAACCTACTTCAAAAGGAAATCCCTGCAATCGGCATACTAGCTGGTGATATTAACAAAATTTTAAAAACAATAAATTAGCAATCTATATTAAACATTATAATAATGAATTTATAAACCGCAGAAGAGAAGATATCCTCTTTTCTGCTTTTATTTTTACCTTTATGCTTAAAATTTTTACTTAAATTCAATAA
The nucleotide sequence above comes from Borrelia hermsii DAH. Encoded proteins:
- a CDS encoding BTA121 domain-containing protein surface lipoprotein, whose protein sequence is MKSNKSKVLLVLLLVSCNVDKKGTVSSSVDGYHNASFPMNRAFVSVGNHNNVRFDELFVKLNLTDYQARAVLCLKNVLTDSRFVVRDADGVRVKTYDDDDFYKLLSIIFGAVRTQTVAENIAVIFNAKASAEAAVAKVQDVTKKDALSKRFVSANNYYEKVLKLACDDPNQAYDNLTNDSNFAKLIVDAKVKFEAIDIDVALISKIDDKFNLTDEETRVIYYLRDVVVNSEFIMFRNVRECFKKPRHKEDHKHLSRFEIYTVNNFHYVMSRFVFNTDKFRMVIQNIMNILEARAEARAAINIVNDRAEKDKLNDDYLKVDNDYTQALKAAFYNPAEENVELCNKLIALSYADKFKQIKAKAHAIN
- the bdr gene encoding Bdr family repetitive protein codes for the protein MQNVKAKDNPYIAEKQIYSEFVRVGMHKAIAFDLSRRYYHNKLTYNVITIIAGFIFK
- a CDS encoding BTA121 domain-containing protein surface lipoprotein, producing the protein MKMDEIKLLSLLLLLVSCSLLDEREDDVSRYTDMYKNFNLTTEEKNTIDYLKDILMSFKHFIPDAYKKDYKTYTSDEFYSLLNSFGKDGTKAVAESIMEIQKALEKAKGAIDKVQYEFEKSRLHEHLSRVWNEKFLKVVFNRPDQASVLTDVIEIAKGELGNVKKIAELSAEVFNKFNLTLDEKKAVYYLRDALTVSGISPSNVAEVVYHDDEVYSVLLSLPFSASNIKRALDSIVKTLRIVEATIVAVDKVQEDTKRNQLLADIELNDNVYKSELKRIFKDSTKAYNNLVGGAFANLSFDYKARLENLQAKI
- a CDS encoding fibronectin-binding protein, whose protein sequence is MQLKKQCLFTLMMISFISCDLLFDKKMQDQSVGLLDKVYSIWDTKEQASRNTSGKPDKAIKKPLKKGSKKLRKVITRDKLRQANGSAAYVGAPIVNGILVSSSMTQGTLKGEEGENLSVSVNGGNDLTSLSNQEGEITAPGSTPTSGLSGTTGTLGSLSGKISSYSTKGSNSSPLSGLSSEYSGDYEYTYSSAIISGFSGSMTEEEDDPRYEYYDQLKKAEKDIDSAFKILEKLKKDRDQVELQGTMRMSGHSTSEDRATAQAKLNQFSKAKLVQELKDLLEKIDKNAKLTIDNAVEDFSKFSSETPQSNYVTEADKSLYLAKDKLYDLIKAVESSANTYDAYAKRTGIGHGSKFSEVENHLKDAKSLIKKALK
- a CDS encoding BTA121 domain-containing protein surface lipoprotein; its protein translation is MKLNSIKAVLMLLTLLISCDLFKKENSGGASSSEQGVYSVPRPYAANGQHALIPRSTRSSSQSDGLLKDFDLTTEEKKAINYLKDTLMNFKHFIPGVYRKDYKTYTSDEFYSLLDSFGKDGIKKVAGSIVAVLNAQAEAEEAVSKIGDLIEREVFKQMELRQNWYKRVLKVAFDDPSLTYNDLAERNVKVKDVFEKGIKRSAELSAKIYDTFNLDLYEKRVIRYILALSIVHGEDDDTGVKVTPYTKYEIYELLASPPLGAANIKNAVENMKKTIKALHAAEAAIGKIKDETRKNNLKEQFNRQKDLYDQELKPVLKDPDKLYAKLTSDIFEHLSHTVAGEFDRIKQEARSKS
- a CDS encoding complement regulator-acquiring protein — its product is MLNFTSKENIVKNYFLIIYFLIIFTACKSDLNEQRTKELHHKDQPNWTQSTQRDGTSSLQTQIQKKCKEEAEKKAKQMLIKSLRERIQNVTVLIERDKANTQKNEPADQFGMKNGAFKIIIGNPSQKAYNDPESQNNRRQFYSSLGYNEEKIRSIGIILNQITSDGTNRGQLHIDITNAGRAYSQFLFERVIDKIKEAQDKFDSLALQDLRTIKIKLDSIEKIKLLWQNTVDSITKDYDDDRDGIKTDSKKLIEHIKEKYGNLLQKEIPAIGILAGDINKILKTIN